The nucleotide window AACTTGGAGGAGTGGGCGCAATCGGGGTCAGAAGTGCCCACATGCTCAGGACAGAGAAACCagcactttagcaaggaagaggtaagtgtaacattTGTAGTGTTTTCTCTCTCATTGATATTAGCCCTGCCCAGTTTACTGTAAGATACAGATCACCTCTCCACTGTtatggagaagagaaaaattataataaatatatagtccTGTCTAAGAGTGACACCACTGCTCCATATACACAGGACAGGGCTTGGATGATGTCATTTTAGGACAAaatgtgtgttactggcaggattacctgGTAGATTAGGGAAAAGGTAACTAATGCAGATACCCTATCTAAGGGCTGGTATGCTACAGCATATTTAAATGTTGTTCTTGGGCTTGGATATACTTTAGGTTACTTTTTAGGTTAGTTGAATGAGATTGGACATAATATGGCTGCCTTAACAGCTGTTCATAAATAGAATTTGGGATATATTAGCTGCTACCTCACTCATTATGCTTTTCCTAATCAATGCAGAAGACCAACATAACTTCTATAACAGAATTTATTCTCCTGGGATTTCAGATCCCCAGAAGCATCAGGatttttctcttctgtcttcttcttgtgATCTACTTTCTTACAATCTCGGGAAACCTTCTACTCATTGCTCTGGTGTCCCACTGCACAAACCTTCAGAGTCCCATGTACATCTTCCTCACCCAACTCTCCATGAATGATATTTTGTTAGCCACGGACATTGTGCCAAACATGCTTCatactttaataaatgaacatGGGACAATCTCATTTGTAGGCTGCATTActcagttgtatttttttagtgcTTCAGAAACGTCAGAGTGTTTTCTGTTAATGATTATGTCTTACGACCGTTATTTGGCCATCTGTCACCCATTGCACTATGGTTCCATTATGAAAATTGCTTTCAGTCTAAAGCTAGCAGCTGTGTCTTGGATATTGAGTTTTTCCCTTATACTGATTGACATTTTATCTATTTCTAATTTACAGTTTTGTGGAGCAAATACCATTGATCATTTTTTCTGCGATCTTGCTCCACTACTTGAAATTTCATGTTCTGAAACCGACATTGTTCAGTTGGAAGTTGTCCTTCTAAGCGGTCCTGTGGTAATTCTCCCTTGCTTGGTTATTTTAGCATCCTATATTTACATAATTGTTACCATAACAAGAATTCCATCCCAAATAGATCGACAAAAGGCTTTCTCCACTTGCATTTCACATCTCACTGTGGTTTCTATATTTTATGGAACTCTTTTCACTGTCTATACTCTGCCAACCAGAGGACAATCATCGCTGCTAGCTAAGGCCCTATCACTGTTATACACGGTAGGGACCCCTTTAATGAACCCTATCATATATAGTCTGAGGAATAAGGAAATCAAGAAGtccttaaaaaaagtaattaatgtCAAAATTTCATGTTTTGCCAGGTCCAACTGATCAAATGTGAAATTAAAACtcttattttaaagtttgttatttgATCAAAATTATCCTCAGTCAAATTCCATGATATTTCTTATACAGTTGCGTTTCAAACTGATCTCCATTCTTACCTTTCTTTTTGCACACATGTTGATAGTCTTTTCTTGTGATTAAAACAGTGAGTTTCATTTTTTGTGCACACTGTGACTTCAACACAACAAACATTAGAAGCTCTGACTTATATCCTATAACCATTTCATGGTGGACTAAAAAGTATCATGCAACAGACTCCTCAAATTCTTTCAGCTTTCCTCAGCTATTTTCTTTTTGTCATATCAGTCATTAAGTCCAAGTTTCATATGTGTCTATTTCCTACGGTGAATATAGGCTTAGTGTTAAGTGTCAAATTTAACCTGATCATTGGTCATTTGTGCAGGATAAAGCTGAACATCACAGATGGATTTGGCACCGAGTTGTACGCTATAACTGCCACTGACAAGTAAAACTTGGCTCAATTAACCTGGtggataatgaaaaaaataaaaaacaacagcgTAGGATCcccctaatattaaaaccagacccttttaTTGGCTTGGGACCTTCTTGGATAGTGAAGGAGGGAAGGAAGCAGAAGGAAGGGGGAAGTGTGTAATTCCTTTCCCTTTGGAAAAAACAAGACCCCCACATGCCACCTAAAGATTCACAGAGTTTCTATGGTGCaaagcttaaacaaaaaaaataaattctttattttggaTGTCCTTTCAAAAGCGTTGGGTTAAAGTGAATATCTGGTTTAAACCTGTGACCTTTATGTCTTTTCATTTGTCAATTGATTTAGGaagttatatttgtatttacaaatgtattccaTTTATATgtcaaaatcatttttatgaataGCTTATTAATAAAGtagttttgatgttttattaagcGTTGCACCACCACTGTCTTTTTTAGATTGCCCCACTTTATAAGCAATCATAAGCCCATCATTTGGGTAGTTTTACAAAGTCAGAACTCGGATTGgtaaaatacaaagttttgaaTAGACTAACATTGGAGCTATAAGACCACCATTACCCAGAAGTCTCCCTCAAAAGTGATGTTaagaaaagcttttttaatttaaaccatTAATGAACATTTATCTAAAGAATTCTTTACCTTAACAATCCAGCATAAAGACCACCCAATCGGAACTAGCCTTCCCTACAAGGCATTCATTagagatacatttatttaatttatctcACAATTACAGaaggaaaacaataaattaataaaaaaaacaaagataataatatagtaaaaaaatatgtaatatactaTTTCATTTCAAGAATGAATTTTaagatattaattttaaaatactctttagatcagtgtttctcaaacagggttccatgaactcctagggttcctctaaagtTTGCAAGGGGTTCCATGGgaattgagcagtttgtgactcccagatcagtttaatagatacctaTAATCTTTTTATCTTCTTGTAGAGTTGTAGTCCGATGGGTCAGCGATGTTTTGGctaaccgattttgcgaattccatcaAGTCAATAGACCGACTTTAAAGTTTAAtggcaaagcccctatacatgttagaaccaccaaatttgctaggtatgtgtaggagaacagtggcaacaaaagaaaaatacaaaagttccaaaagtccttttggttttccagaaaatgacaggtaaagtgaaagcaggcaaataggatttttgcgtgatggatgGCATACagaacagcaggagaaggaggtggtgggtactgagaaggagcggggaccgcattggtaactggtatttAGAGattggtgtagtgcattgtcaatgccacacagaagtgtgtaatacaatgttagtgaatggagtactgataggtggcagcagcagaaagAGGGGGCagtggccctgagacggagcaggaaccacattggtaactggcatctacagctgggtgtagtgaatcatGAATACCACACAATGTGTGTgcaatacaattttactgaatatagtactgacaggaggcagcaacagcaggaggaggaggtagtggactctgagacggagcctggactgcattggtaactggcatctacagctgggtgtagtgcatcgtgaataccacacagaagtgtgtaatacaattttactgaatggagtactgacaggcggcagcaacagcaggaggaggaggcagtgggccctgagaagaagcggggaccgcattggtaactggcttctagagctgggagtagtcaatagtcaatgccacacagaagtgtgtaatactattaactgaaatttgtgattaaatgtagaagggtCAGACCAAGCTGTTTTGTTCACCAGCACTGTTGCtatggtctgtggtgccagaagcggtaagaaggtagacgatattgctagtttgtatCATGAAGTGAATGACATGAAtgccctcaatcttacaatacttacctgaaaaattaggcaaaggcaatggtacctatcagtgtggcagtactgggagGTTTCGTGTGCAGCTTGTCGGCCTCCCAGAAGtggcaaaaatgtaaagtattttgcaagctggcacaatggcaagcaggacattggcgatgaatgccaccacTGGACGTTAGGATAACTAGTGGAGAAATTCAACTgtggcaggctcagctgacatgGTGTTGTAATAgacagccacagactcagcactgGAGCAGTGtgagttcacagaggcatcttggttggccagtgagtccttgtgtcagtcaatcagtgacatctgcagatagttgttagtaatccacctttcattcattttcaaaaaggtgagacgATTAACATTTTCCAGCGTCAGTCGTGAtcagttgtccgtgaccactccgccagcagcactgaagctgttgacccaaaaataaaTGGCGttactactgtcaggacaggcatcctcatAACTGTTTAaccatcaacaccaccaccagccaccAACATGCTCTTCAtgcgttctcgatggttatgcccacaccttggcctagacttttgtaTGTGTGCAGCCTGAGGATACAGTGaaggcagtgtctgcctgagctccctgtgtggaatgtggtgcgcggaactcacacagccagtcgcatagtagtctgctcaggtgggtcaccttttctttctcctgctccaggttgggtagaaactgtgacattttgtagCGATCCAGaggggtggccagccagtaatcatcacgggttgatgctgcaaatgcggggttCCCTCCATAGGCATTGCAACAtctggacacacatatgaaagaggggttccctggactcatcctcctcctgtccctcagtaggcgccaaaacatcttcctcctcatcacaaACCTCCTCCTGTTGAAGCTGCAGCAGTtgctgttgttccatcgcccgcacaatgcctgggacGTCACAGCACAATTgggggttggacgggtcctgtccagcagccccaacatggtctccctcatcatcttccacctcctcctcctcttggaattCCTGATGCTGGCTAGTAttccttcttgctcctcctgatgcttgCTGTACGCTATGGactgtaatgtcaccctcatcctcctcctattgccactttccatcagcccacacagggtattatcaagcagaaagatgatgggaatgacattgttccagcctgaccgtcCCCGACTCAaaacatttgtggcctgctcaaagggggccagtaccttgcacagtgtctccatctccagccactggtcactggtaaaatagctcagttgtgtggctgtaccaagggccccgctgcctccatgcaccacgctgaccaagtaatggtggatagctagcttttgctcacacaggcgctggagcatgtgcagggtggagttctatctagtcacagtgtcacaaatcagtctatgcggtggcagcctatGTTGGTAAAAGttaaaataggataaaaacaaagtaaaaataggataaaaacccatgttgtgtttttacatatattattgtgtgtatgattttataaatgtaatgtagGAAATAAATTAGACATGAAAGTTTGTGGGCAGCCAGAGATGGAAAAAGTGAATAAAGGTTCATGATTGGCCCTAGGGATTACATTAAGACTTCATAGTCACAGATCAGGCAACACGTGTCCTAGAGGAAACATTTAGAGGATGGTTTTACTTCTCTCCATTCCCGACCTAAATGTTGATTACAGGTAatcccgggttacatatgagatagggacagtaggtttgtccttaagttgaatttgtatgtaagtcggaagaggtagattattttaataaattcgattaggacagatgtttgtctcaacatattattaggtagcctCGTGTCAGGTACCGTATAAAATCcacactgtgagctaatcacaaacaaaacaaaaataaaatggagcctagacattcattaacttctggagtaagctatGCTGtcatatgcaaaaacaaacagctgcagagtttgtcttggtaataaagagttacaagatgttacagttCAGCTTCACTCTAGCATGAAAAAGGAACACAGTAGCAGGAGCTCTCCTTTGCTTGCTCAGTTTGCAACAGCAAATTGCCAGTAAAGTTTGGGGTCTGCACCAACAGAGGCCTGTGTAAAGTGGGGAATTCAGGTTCTTAGGTAAAGGGAGGAACTCTGATGAAAAGAAATGCTTCTAATGTAACAACATTTGTCCTAACTGGTAGGAGCATTATAATTATTAGGCACTGAAGCCCAAAGATCTGTAGATAGAAGTCTATTCACCAGCATTGGGGCAGAATTGTCATGTAAGGGGTCCAAATAACCCAATAGGTATCTTGGGCCCTTATATATGCCACTGGTTGCAAACGTAGGCACAGTAGTAAGCAATCTGGTACTGCTATTTCATTAACAAGTATCCCAGAAGGGTTGTTGGGACTGTAGAACTCTGAAAACATGGAATGTGGGTACACATAGATAAGCAGCCCATCACCCTGGACTCCACAGTATCATAACACAATATTGCATAGTAATCCCCCTACGTAGACAGGTTAGCTTTTCCTAGAAACACCTATAAATTCCTGTGGACAGTAGGAATCCAGAAGCACTGAACGTGCAACTGTGAACACTGCAGTTTTAACCCATGTttgaaaaaagcattacattgatAGCTGAAAAAATTGTGGAGAAAATGATCATAGATAATTACAACAGAGATGCTGAAGACACAGATCCACCCCCCAGCTTCACTAGtagcaagtgtatcctctccagccttggagagctttaataaatcagacccatataTCCAGTCTCATATGGCAAAAGTCAACTTTTTCTAACATTCTTAAATGGTATGACATTTCTGAAAGTTAGGTAGGAACTCAAAGTTTTCTTTACcatctcactgaaacttggctttcctcctctgactctgcctctgctgctgctctcttctatggaggcctgcattttacacatacccccagacctggcaacaaaatagggggtggtgtgggtctccttcccTCATCTacctgtacatacagagtccttcctgcCCCTCCctttctcattttcacctcacctCACcaccactctgtccgactctttagccccttacccctcattgttgctgttatcTACCGCcctcctggcccagtatcacaactTGTGGATAACTCTGCATCCTGGcttccacacattctttcccatgacctgcccaccctaatccttggtgattttaatcctccttagccaaactgctctccattacctcctcatttggactcacaacCCAGAAACCAGATTATAAGAACAGAGTTTCTGCAAAACTTTTGGTTTATTATAGAGTTGTAATGCAAAGGGTTGTGGATGGCCAAATATCGATCATAGGACATCACAGTCAGTAAAAGACACTGGCAAGACTCAGTAGttgcaaaaaaggaaaactggACAATACATTCAGAAAGAGACATGGAACATCTATCATACAGAAGAATATTAAGAAgattgggaagaatgtctgtACTCAACATGATATCAAACAATGACAGCTGTGAGatgaagaagtacatgggagactGAAGGTTTTTACTCAATAAACTCAAGACCATGATGAGAAGGTTTCCAAAAATGGTCACACAGTATATAACAAACAGGATCATGAACAtcaaaatgtggatttttttaagaTATGGAAAGCCTAGAAGTACAACAGATGTGATATTATTTTGGAAAGCCACctgatgaaagagaaaaaaagccaattatatagtgttgcaaaaaaataaaagtaaaagtaaagcaaaTATGGTTGAAAAATATGCTGCTCAACAGTTGAAGGTAAAAGTTCTGCAGACTAAAAAAAGGGGTAATAATACTACATGTAATGGTACTGTGCTATATTATTTGTAGATTACATTGCAGTAAAACTGTAAAGTTAGTAGAAGTCAAATGTTATGATACAATAGCAAGGCTCAATAgctagtgttatatatatatgaccggaattcttgtaatgctgaagatgTGTCATAGTTTGGCCAAACCATTTCTTTTGTTCAGTCCAAAAAATTGGCTTGGATATTGGTTTGGATAACAGAACTGTGGAAGTGGCTTTAATGACTTATGGCTTGAAGATTACAAGAATAGAGCTGAAGTGGCTTGGATAAGTTATGATATGTCTCCAAGATTATGAGAAGACAATTGAAGAAGTGGTTTGGATGACTTATGAAATTTCTCCAAAATAGCTAGAACAAAACTGAAGTGACATGGATAAATTATGAAATGTCTCCAATATTATGACAACAGAACTAAAGAAGTAGTTTCTACAAGTCTCCAAGATAGCCAGAACATACCTGATATGGCTTGGATAACCTATGAAATGTCTTAAAGATTACACAAACAAAACTGAAGAAGTGATTTGGAAGACTTATGAAATTTCTCCAAGATAACTAGAACAGAACTGAATTGACTTGGATAAGTTATGAAATGTCTCCAATATTATGACAACAGAACTATAGAAGTAGCTTGGGTGACTTATGAAATGTTTCTAGATTGCAAGGACAGAGTTGAAGTGACTTGGATAAATTATGACatgtctccaagactggacaaacTGAACTGAAAGAAATTCTTGAACAACCCACAAATGCCTTTAATATTATAAGGAAAGAACCGGTGCAATCTCATGGAAAATCTAGAAAATGTCTTGAACATCACAAGAACAGAGCTGTGTTTCATAGTGTATAGGACAAACTACGAGATGTCATTACCAGTACAAAAGCAGAATCAAGTGGCTTGGACAAcctacaaaatgattttattattagaacagaagaaaagaaatggcATGGACAATccatgaaatgtatttaacattAGAAGAATACGTCCAATGGAATATAACAAACTACTCCTAGCTATATCATGATCTGGATGAATTGTAACCTTCAATGTGGACTGAACCTTCAATGTGGACTGATTCTAACCTTCCTAAAGCAGtgagtttgtatttatttatgcccGATGTTCTCATTGATATTACTAAAgtgctaaaacctttttttagttgTTACTTACCATATTTCAATGtgattttatagaaataatatCTAAATGCAATGTTGATGTGgaaaaaccacataaatattattggattatttcaaatacaataaataaaatatgcctCAGAGAATTGTAGTCTCCAATGTTTGCCACTTgtgccagtttttttattttacatttgctcTATTTATGTTGATTTCCTTTAACTGGCTTTTGTGTTAAGtacgagagaggaggtgtacagagaaaagagaaccggtccaaggactgacccttggggaacaccaacagagaggagagtgggtgaggaggaattaccatggaaagaaacttgaaaggagcggtcagacagataagaagcaaaccaaaagagagcagtgtcacagataccaatggagccatgatttgtattagaagggggagataacagtgtcaaaagcagaggaaagatcaaggagaaggacatgtttatgttctgtgtgagtctaaaagaggaggtaatggagagcagtttggctgaggagggaaggttgggctcatccattgcaacatggtgggcaggttgtgggaaagaatgtgtgggagccaggatgcaaagtgatccataaattgtgatactgggctaGGGGgacggtagacaacagcaacaatgaggggtaaggggctgaagagacggacagagtggacatcaaaagaggtgaaaatgagagagggtggggtaggaaggactctgtatgtacagttaggtgagagaaggagacccacaccacccccacCTTttttgccaggtctgggggtatgtgtaaagtgcaggcctccataggagagagcagcagcagaggcagaggttATTAGGGTGTATTCTGTTTTGTTATATGTTGATTTTTGGGGATATTGCATCTTtatgatattttgtatttgttttggggAAAACCTTTATGGTGCTTAAAAGCTGAAATGTTCATGTGgaaattgtatatactgtatatatatatatatatatatatatatatgaagaatttTACACAGGGAACCTTAAAAAGGGATATTATTATGGTATAAAGTACATTAGggtaatatatttctaaaaaatgtaaaaaaatgtgagaatTCCTTTATAGTTTCTtttgcaaggccacatccctaatacaagTTATAAAACGCACAATAGTAGGACTTTTGAGGCCAATTAGTATTAaatcaataaaacctttattcaagtacaaaatagcaacaacaaTGATAATAGCAGCTGCATATAAAACTGTATACAAAGAGCATCCAATCTCAAAAGTGGTGTTTAATCCGCCAACGCGTTCCTCGGCAAATGTGACCGTTTCTTCAGGATATACCGGGAGATCTacaatatatgaacatatatttcaacaaaaataaaacatcttgtaatatgtatacatatcttCATATATCATCAGTTCAACAGAGAACTATAATTGTAAAGATTAACATCTACAATCGGGGAAATGCTCATGATTGTCCATACAACTTTCCACACATGGtgtaaaaacaagcaatggaagGCAGCAAGAAAAACAGGTGGCTCCATAAACATTCTATCAAATTCCtaaatcattttgaaaaaaggggcaaaacaaaagagaaaaaatatcaaGTAATTGATTACTTTATTGTAAGggctaatatatatttgtatttccaaTTAGGTAATTTGATTAAACAAAAACTGTGTTGGTATGAGTAAAGAATATGTGTTTATTACATTAATCACGTTATTTAAAGCCACTACCAAGGGTTGATTTTAGTGCTGTAGCAAGGCTAACATGTCTATGCCTAATAATATTAACCTAATAAATATACCCTATGGTATTCATTTAATAAGAATCTTAAATTTGCCTTGAGTTATCACGTTATATTCTAAGGTAACAGAGGCTTACCCgtatttttaaaatagtaagGAGAGAACAAAAGCCAATCAACATTGTCCATTATAGATGTGCCTTTTCAATCTATCtttagcattttataaaaaatgtaatgtaccttGAAGTTTAAGGGAACATTTTAAACAACTCCGAGATTTCTCTAAATAGTTTAGAAATATAGAAGTGctttaataaaacctaaaattagGTGTGTGCTTTATTTCTGAatgttgttttgtaaaatttgtaatagACATCTATTTCACATACAGTACATGATTGGAGTAATGGAATGTGATTGTGCATTGTGTGCACCTTGTGAGATACATACTTAAATCAATAAAGTGTGATTGTGCATTGTGTGCACCTATATAGGTGAATAATCCAATCAATAAGGTGTGATAATATATTATTCACATTATTCAATGTGAATTATGTGTATTATAGTGCTGCAGCACTATAATACCAAGGGTTGATTATAGTGCTGCAGCACGGCTAACATGTCTAtgcctaataatatattcctCTAGACAGAAAGAAGACCTTCGCTAATAATAATTGGGTTATATGAAGATGGTTTAATATCCCAAATGTTAAGGGTCCTTTATTGAGAGGCCTTCAGAATATCCCAGTTTTGGAAGTTGAGCAAATTTGCAGTAAAGGTAATGGCATGCTTCAGGTGTAATAAAATTACCTGTTCTGGTTCTTCTATCACTTTCCTATGTTATTAAACAAAAGATATCTggacttaatgggcctgatttattacagctctccaagactggagaagatagaccattggagaacctgagtgatccagcaaacctgggatagatctgaTCCAAGACTGAAAAtacttgccaactaataacaaatgatttgtaAGACTCAGAAACAATActcaccagataccagtcccccaatctaacgctaaTACAGGCACAAGCAAAGTCAGGGTCAAAGGGTAAAGGTCATTCCAGGCAGCGTAGACTCACAGGATCAGTAACAGACGGGGTCACCAACAGCAAATCACAAGCAGAgaggactgagtcaggaactaatctgccttaAAATTAAATCCCCGTCACCTGTGCACAGCTTTAGATTGTGTGCTGGGGATTCCGATAAAATACAACactgcactgctaaagggaagcaggggatgcagctatttctttattctccttgctgctgcaagtcacattgctggacaaaataggtgGTGTGGGATACTGTGGTGGTGGACAGCATGGTATCGCCGGCCCgataaacattttctaacatgatttttgagaaatccattccaagtttgctggacaATCCAATGGTCAATTTGGCAGCGGAGATTCTCTTCTGTGTTGCAAAACATTTCATCTGTCAACGATACCCATTTATTAAATCTCCTGAGCAGCAACACACCTCAAATAAACTGAAAAGGTAACAAAGCTGCTCAACAACACTTTCATGCAAATGCCACCTTTTGGATTGTGGGAAATATGAACAAGATTGGCGCCTATTAGCAGAGATCTGATATTTTTCAAGTTTGATTTAATGTTTGTTCTTCTCTCTGGTTTTAGAACTTTAGGAGGTGTAGTAGAatgaaatatgtaatgtaaaatccATCCCAATTTCATATGGAAAAAAGATTAAAGGGCTTGGATAGGGCCAtgagtaattgtgttgctgcagatttgggTCTCCTTTTTAGGATCCAGGCCTTGAGTGCACTGGAAGGAATGAGTGGGCCAGGCACTCAGTCCCTCTTCCAGGCCAGGTATTGATGAtagctctggagcacctggccattgatagaAAGTGAGGTTGAGGTTtgtggggctgatttatgaatgctctcTAAGACTgacaaggatacactttcatcagtgaacctgggtgatccagcaaacttggaatggatatggtccatgatgcaaaacatttgctagcaaaaagcaaatgactttgaagaaatccattccaggtttgctggatcactcaacttcactaAGAAAAAGTtgcctatccagccttggagagctttaataaatcaggccaagtgtgCCCTGTGTGTCCAATAGAGAGGGAGCCAGGAGGCTTAATTTGTGTTTATGTTCTGTAGTACTGGAATATTGCTGATCTTCTGTGAAGGAAACACCTAGAaattaagttgtttttgttttttttgtttttaataaaagtggcAAGAGTGCCCTGAAACTGAAAA belongs to Pyxicephalus adspersus chromosome 2, UCB_Pads_2.0, whole genome shotgun sequence and includes:
- the LOC140324895 gene encoding olfactory receptor 1M1-like; protein product: MQKTNITSITEFILLGFQIPRSIRIFLFCLLLVIYFLTISGNLLLIALVSHCTNLQSPMYIFLTQLSMNDILLATDIVPNMLHTLINEHGTISFVGCITQLYFFSASETSECFLLMIMSYDRYLAICHPLHYGSIMKIAFSLKLAAVSWILSFSLILIDILSISNLQFCGANTIDHFFCDLAPLLEISCSETDIVQLEVVLLSGPVVILPCLVILASYIYIIVTITRIPSQIDRQKAFSTCISHLTVVSIFYGTLFTVYTLPTRGQSSLLAKALSLLYTVGTPLMNPIIYSLRNKEIKKSLKKVINVKISCFARSN